One window of Corynebacterium doosanense CAU 212 = DSM 45436 genomic DNA carries:
- a CDS encoding Na(+)/H(+) antiporter subunit C — MEANLVLLLAAGTLIAVGVYLTLDKVLTRVLMGILLLGNGANLLILQAGGSAGSPPIMGRTSEVYGAHFADPLAQAMILTAIVISMAMSAFILTLIYRQYRYRTADIVETDTEDIAIAIAARSNVPYFAPDHDASDDPATGRPTSEGDSFGPKSFEEPVKEADDE; from the coding sequence ATGGAAGCCAACCTGGTTCTTCTCCTCGCCGCCGGCACACTCATCGCCGTGGGCGTCTACCTCACCCTGGACAAGGTGCTCACCCGCGTCCTCATGGGCATCCTGCTGCTGGGCAATGGCGCCAACCTTCTCATCCTCCAGGCCGGTGGATCCGCGGGTTCGCCGCCCATCATGGGCCGCACCAGCGAGGTTTACGGGGCTCATTTCGCCGACCCGCTGGCGCAGGCGATGATCCTCACGGCGATCGTCATATCCATGGCCATGAGCGCCTTCATTCTCACGCTCATCTACCGCCAGTACCGCTACCGCACCGCCGACATCGTCGAGACGGACACCGAGGACATCGCCATTGCCATCGCCGCCCGCTCCAACGTCCCCTACTTCGCCCCGGACCACGACGCCTCCGACGACCCCGCGACCGGCCGGCCCACCAGCGAGGGCGACAGCTTCGGCCCGAAGTCCTTCGAGGAGCCCGTGAAGGAGGCCGACGATGAGTGA
- a CDS encoding Na+/H+ antiporter subunit D: MSDLVGNYAQFLVDYMPYLIPLPILLPALAAALAGLLSPHLHLQRAVALSTLLVLLVLAVSMVIVTDIEGIQTVQIGGWDAPVGITLVADRLAALMLAVSSIVLFCVMWYAIAQGIRDGSKDEPVAVFLPTYMLLTMGVNLSFLAGDLFNLYVGFEVFLVASYVLLTLGASPARVRAGINYVTVSMVSSMIFLLGIAAVYAAVGTVNMAQIGLRMEEVPDGTRAAIFGTLLVAFGIKAAVFPLDAWLPDSYPTAPSLVTAVFAGLLTKVGVYSIIRMRSTIFTDGFFDDLFMWAGLATMLVGILGAMAQNDIKRLLSFTLVSHIGYMLFGIALGSAQGLSGAIFYAVHHILVQTALFLVVGLVERQAGTTNLRRLGSLLYTAPVVALLYLIPALNLGGIPPFSGFLGKILLLQAGANEGGWLSWVLIGGTVVTSLLTLYVMVLVWSKGFWRDRKDAPEGQIADARPAPLSDVTEEVEFTDRKDPGRIPFGMLASTATLVAASTAISVIAGPLSGVTDRAADSAQDSRIYREAVLGDDYSHPSRSLHQERLDSGSDTLTSRDHPLPEPEPVTQEAP; encoded by the coding sequence ATGAGTGACCTGGTGGGCAACTACGCTCAGTTCCTCGTGGACTACATGCCCTATCTCATCCCGTTGCCGATCCTCCTGCCGGCGCTCGCAGCGGCGCTGGCCGGGCTGCTCAGCCCCCACCTGCACCTGCAGCGCGCCGTCGCGCTGTCCACCCTGCTGGTGCTGCTCGTCCTCGCCGTCTCCATGGTGATCGTCACCGACATTGAGGGCATCCAGACCGTGCAGATCGGCGGCTGGGACGCCCCCGTGGGCATCACCCTGGTGGCGGACCGGCTGGCCGCGCTCATGCTGGCCGTCTCGTCGATCGTTCTGTTCTGCGTCATGTGGTACGCCATCGCGCAGGGCATCCGCGACGGCAGCAAGGACGAACCGGTCGCCGTCTTTCTGCCCACCTACATGCTGCTGACCATGGGCGTGAACCTGTCCTTCCTGGCCGGTGACCTGTTCAACCTCTACGTCGGCTTCGAGGTCTTCCTCGTCGCCTCCTACGTCCTGCTCACCCTCGGCGCCTCCCCGGCCCGCGTGCGCGCCGGCATCAATTACGTCACCGTCTCCATGGTGTCGTCGATGATCTTCCTGCTCGGCATCGCCGCCGTGTACGCGGCGGTGGGCACGGTGAACATGGCGCAGATCGGCCTCCGGATGGAGGAGGTGCCCGACGGCACGCGCGCCGCGATCTTCGGCACCCTGCTCGTCGCGTTCGGCATCAAGGCGGCCGTGTTCCCGCTCGACGCCTGGCTGCCGGACTCCTACCCCACCGCGCCGTCGCTGGTCACCGCCGTGTTCGCCGGCCTGCTCACCAAGGTGGGTGTCTACTCCATCATCCGGATGCGCTCGACCATCTTCACCGACGGTTTCTTCGACGACCTGTTCATGTGGGCCGGCCTGGCCACCATGCTCGTGGGCATCCTGGGCGCGATGGCGCAGAACGATATTAAACGTCTGCTCTCCTTCACCCTGGTCAGCCACATCGGTTACATGCTCTTCGGCATCGCGCTCGGCTCGGCGCAGGGCCTGTCCGGCGCGATCTTCTACGCCGTGCACCACATTCTGGTGCAGACCGCCCTGTTCCTCGTCGTCGGCCTCGTCGAGCGCCAGGCCGGCACGACCAACCTGCGGCGTCTGGGTTCGCTGCTCTACACCGCCCCGGTGGTGGCCCTGCTCTACCTCATTCCGGCGCTCAACCTCGGCGGCATCCCGCCGTTCTCCGGCTTCCTGGGCAAGATCCTCCTGCTCCAGGCTGGCGCGAACGAGGGCGGCTGGCTCTCCTGGGTCCTCATCGGCGGCACCGTGGTCACCTCGCTGCTCACGCTGTATGTCATGGTGCTGGTCTGGTCCAAGGGATTCTGGCGCGACCGCAAGGACGCCCCCGAGGGCCAGATCGCCGACGCCCGTCCCGCCCCGCTCTCCGACGTCACCGAAGAGGTGGAGTTCACCGACCGCAAGGACCCGGGCCGCATCCCCTTCGGCATGCTCGCCTCCACGGCCACGCTGGTGGCGGCGTCGACAGCCATCTCCGTCATCGCCGGCCCGCTCTCCGGGGTCACCGACCGCGCGGCCGACTCGGCGCAGGACTCCCGTATCTACCGGGAGGCGGTGCTTGGCGACGACTACTCCCACCCCTCCCGTTCCCTCCATCAGGAGCGCCTGGACAGCGGCTCGGACACCCTCACGTCGCGCGATCACCCGCTCCCCGAACCCGAACCGGTCACCCAGGAGGCGCCGTAA
- a CDS encoding Na+/H+ antiporter subunit E: MLSRLGNRLHWPYVLWIVVMWCLLMGEVTWANVFGGLAVGLVVILALPLPDSPTGGMRVHWGRLLVFLVKWFAQLLSSSVKVAWLALRPAEPPKTAIIRMPMRVSNELVLYLATVAYNLQPGGSVSDIDIANRMWTVHLLDVDDERSLQREVDNIARLEHNMIRIFEARRQ, encoded by the coding sequence ATGTTGAGTCGACTCGGCAACAGACTGCACTGGCCCTACGTCCTGTGGATCGTGGTCATGTGGTGCCTCCTCATGGGCGAGGTGACCTGGGCCAACGTCTTCGGCGGCCTGGCCGTCGGCCTGGTGGTCATCCTGGCGCTCCCGCTTCCCGATTCCCCCACCGGCGGCATGCGGGTCCACTGGGGTCGCCTCCTGGTCTTCCTGGTGAAGTGGTTCGCGCAGCTCCTCTCGTCCTCGGTCAAGGTGGCCTGGCTGGCGCTGCGCCCCGCTGAACCCCCGAAGACCGCTATCATCCGCATGCCCATGCGTGTCTCCAACGAGCTGGTGCTCTACCTCGCCACCGTGGCCTACAACCTGCAGCCGGGCGGGTCGGTGTCGGACATCGACATCGCCAACCGCATGTGGACGGTCCACCTTCTCGACGTCGACGACGAACGCTCCCTGCAGCGCGAGGTGGACAACATCGCCCGGCTGGAGCACAACATGATCCGCATCTTCGAAGCGAGGCGTCAGTGA
- a CDS encoding monovalent cation/H+ antiporter complex subunit F translates to MNPDIFNLILIIPGVLIAAGMLIITWRIVVGPNSMDRMLGLDGFIAMSQCGLAVYICWTFDTSVVNAMLVIALLGFISSIAVARFRKRDEA, encoded by the coding sequence GTGAACCCCGACATCTTCAACCTCATCCTGATCATCCCCGGGGTGCTCATCGCGGCCGGCATGCTGATCATCACCTGGCGCATCGTCGTCGGCCCGAACTCCATGGACCGCATGCTCGGCCTCGACGGCTTCATCGCCATGTCCCAGTGTGGGCTGGCCGTGTACATCTGCTGGACCTTCGACACCAGCGTGGTCAACGCCATGCTGGTCATCGCCCTGCTCGGCTTCATCTCCTCGATTGCCGTCGCCCGCTTCCGCAAGAGAGACGAGGCCTGA
- the mnhG gene encoding monovalent cation/H(+) antiporter subunit G, which yields MSLILDIISLVLIIPGALFVFSAAIGVVRFRDTMSRVHAITKPQTTGLILVILGTVIHIVNSDDFTVTESSDMGMLLLLVIFALMTSPVTAQRLGRIARREGLYGPKDTMTRNDAPADKTVRRR from the coding sequence ATGTCCCTGATCCTCGACATCATCTCGCTGGTGCTCATCATCCCCGGCGCGCTCTTTGTCTTCTCCGCCGCCATCGGCGTGGTGCGTTTCCGCGACACCATGTCGCGTGTCCACGCGATCACCAAACCGCAGACCACGGGCCTGATCCTGGTGATCCTGGGTACCGTCATCCACATCGTCAACTCCGACGACTTCACCGTCACCGAGAGCTCCGACATGGGCATGCTGCTGCTCCTGGTCATCTTCGCCCTGATGACCTCCCCGGTCACCGCGCAGCGCCTCGGCCGCATCGCCCGCCGCGAGGGGCTCTACGGTCCGAAGGACACCATGACACGTAACGACGCCCCCGCCGATAAAACCGTCCGGCGCCGGTAG
- a CDS encoding alpha/beta fold hydrolase, with the protein MLILIGGGLPDTWTDVINHLPAGVKARPVMGELEKLLDREEIRRVDIVAHGPGALVACDFAATQPHRVSRLVLVDPVLPDERALRLLPGFLLGGRKKELIDATSTTLARLNDIAAEVTVLGSSRQAQRVADLLKVPAQPGGADYRVDPVGFIDEVRGPLGL; encoded by the coding sequence ATGCTCATCCTCATCGGCGGCGGGCTCCCCGACACCTGGACCGACGTCATCAACCACCTCCCCGCAGGTGTGAAGGCGCGCCCGGTCATGGGTGAGCTGGAGAAACTCCTCGACCGCGAGGAAATCCGCCGCGTCGACATCGTCGCCCACGGCCCCGGCGCACTCGTGGCCTGCGACTTCGCCGCCACGCAGCCGCACCGCGTCTCCCGCCTCGTGCTCGTCGACCCCGTGCTTCCCGACGAACGCGCCCTGCGCCTCCTGCCCGGGTTCCTCCTCGGCGGAAGGAAGAAGGAGCTTATCGACGCCACCTCCACCACCCTCGCCCGGCTAAACGACATCGCCGCCGAGGTGACCGTGCTCGGCAGCTCCCGCCAGGCGCAGCGGGTGGCCGATCTGCTGAAAGTCCCCGCGCAGCCCGGTGGCGCGGACTACCGCGTGGACCCGGTCGGGTTCATCGACGAGGTCCGCGGGCCGCTGGGGCTGTAG
- a CDS encoding glutamate--cysteine ligase produces MAENFKRSPNPTLGVEWEIGVIDPETRDLVPRAANLIDLVNARHPDIHFEREFLQNTVELVTGIHTSVPTAVAELSTHVAALREGADELGVRLWGSGSHPFSDFRKQPVSAKMTYAEIINRTQYWGQQMLIWGVHVHVGISHEDRVWPIINALMTKYPHLLALSASSPGWDGIDTGYASNRTMLYQQLPTAGMPYQFGSWAEWEQFQIDQATSGVTNHTGSMHFDIRPASKWGTIEVRVSDATSNLRELSALVALTHCLVVHYDRMIDRGETLPTLQPWHLAENKWRAARYGMEALVVTSRDTEERWVTQELDELVDTLLPLARELDCATELELVREFSQRGAGYARQRRLHDLRGDWKPVVDATCDEMTQLLPER; encoded by the coding sequence ATGGCGGAGAACTTCAAGCGCTCCCCGAACCCCACGCTCGGCGTGGAGTGGGAGATCGGCGTCATCGACCCGGAGACCCGGGACCTGGTCCCGCGGGCCGCGAATCTCATCGACCTGGTCAACGCCCGCCACCCGGACATCCACTTCGAACGCGAATTCCTGCAGAACACCGTGGAGTTGGTCACCGGCATCCACACCAGCGTGCCCACAGCCGTGGCGGAGCTGTCCACGCACGTCGCCGCCCTGCGCGAGGGGGCCGACGAGCTCGGCGTGCGTCTCTGGGGCTCCGGCTCCCACCCGTTCTCCGACTTCCGCAAGCAGCCGGTCAGCGCGAAGATGACCTACGCGGAGATCATCAACCGCACCCAGTACTGGGGGCAGCAGATGCTCATCTGGGGTGTGCACGTGCACGTGGGCATCAGCCACGAGGACCGCGTCTGGCCCATCATCAACGCCCTGATGACCAAGTACCCGCACCTGCTCGCGCTCTCCGCGAGCTCGCCGGGCTGGGACGGCATCGACACGGGTTACGCCTCCAACCGCACCATGCTCTACCAGCAGCTTCCCACCGCCGGCATGCCGTATCAGTTCGGTTCCTGGGCCGAGTGGGAGCAGTTCCAGATCGACCAGGCCACCTCCGGGGTCACCAACCACACGGGCTCCATGCACTTCGACATCCGTCCCGCCTCCAAGTGGGGGACCATCGAGGTGCGGGTCTCCGACGCCACGAGTAACCTGCGCGAACTCTCGGCGCTGGTGGCGCTGACGCACTGCCTGGTGGTGCACTACGACCGCATGATCGACCGCGGCGAGACCCTGCCCACGCTCCAGCCCTGGCACCTGGCGGAGAACAAGTGGCGCGCGGCCCGCTACGGCATGGAGGCGCTCGTGGTCACCTCCCGGGACACGGAGGAGAGGTGGGTGACGCAGGAGCTTGACGAGCTCGTCGATACGCTCCTTCCCCTCGCCCGGGAGCTGGACTGCGCCACCGAGCTCGAGCTCGTGCGCGAGTTCTCCCAGCGCGGCGCCGGCTACGCCCGTCAGCGTCGCCTGCACGACCTGCGCGGGGACTGGAAGCCCGTCGTCGACGCGACCTGCGACGAGATGACCCAGCTGCTGCCGGAGCGCTGA
- a CDS encoding LytR C-terminal domain-containing protein, with amino-acid sequence MTNVNPDNQYDETIDDRADAAAATEGSHRASRGEGGAAAAGLPLRGLAMILIAVAVMLGLWGLYSLTRGGEENSSAAGGETTATAPQVSQDQTSGNTAVPAPAPSSNGAPAPASPESAQGTTPPGGVINRDGSVTPPAGGNGAAPAAGETKVNVVNNSTEGGLAERIYNDLRADGTQVGEHGNLPGEQVTLTETTVFYREGDAASEAAAHALAEEIGTKNGVPAVVKPNINELPAEMTAPGNITLALIGDVKI; translated from the coding sequence GTGACGAATGTGAATCCTGACAACCAGTACGACGAGACCATCGACGACCGCGCCGACGCTGCCGCAGCCACCGAAGGCAGCCACCGCGCCTCCCGCGGCGAGGGCGGGGCAGCCGCCGCCGGCCTCCCGCTGCGCGGCCTGGCCATGATCCTCATCGCCGTTGCCGTCATGCTCGGCCTGTGGGGCCTGTACTCCCTGACCCGCGGCGGCGAGGAAAACTCCTCGGCTGCCGGCGGGGAGACCACCGCTACCGCGCCGCAGGTCTCGCAGGACCAGACCAGCGGCAACACCGCCGTGCCCGCGCCGGCGCCGAGCAGCAACGGCGCTCCCGCGCCCGCCTCGCCCGAGAGTGCGCAGGGCACCACCCCGCCCGGCGGCGTGATCAACCGCGACGGCAGCGTGACTCCGCCGGCCGGCGGCAACGGCGCAGCCCCCGCCGCCGGTGAGACCAAGGTCAACGTGGTGAACAACTCCACCGAGGGCGGCCTGGCCGAGCGCATCTACAACGATCTGCGTGCCGACGGCACCCAGGTCGGCGAGCACGGCAACCTCCCGGGCGAGCAGGTCACGCTCACCGAGACCACCGTCTTCTACCGCGAGGGCGACGCCGCCTCCGAGGCAGCCGCCCACGCGCTCGCCGAGGAGATCGGCACGAAGAACGGGGTGCCGGCCGTGGTCAAACCCAACATCAACGAGCTACCCGCCGAGATGACCGCGCCGGGCAACATCACTCTCGCGCTCATCGGTGACGTGAAGATCTAG
- a CDS encoding DUF3263 domain-containing protein has translation MSYSLGMPDLSESDARILEFERSAPRSVGAKEEAIRAQLGLSPMRYYQRLNVLIDVPAAMSAYPTLTARLRRIRDRRADERAAVEK, from the coding sequence ATGTCCTACAGTCTAGGCATGCCAGATCTCAGCGAATCCGATGCCCGCATCCTGGAATTCGAACGCAGCGCGCCCCGTTCCGTCGGCGCGAAGGAGGAGGCGATCCGCGCGCAGCTGGGGCTGAGCCCGATGCGCTACTACCAGCGGTTGAACGTGCTTATCGACGTCCCCGCAGCCATGTCCGCCTATCCCACCCTCACCGCCCGCCTGCGCAGGATCCGGGATCGACGCGCCGATGAGCGGGCTGCCGTCGAAAAGTGA
- a CDS encoding peptide deformylase: protein MSIRPIVIHGDPVLHNPTELVTESPAELAELIADMHETMDAAHGVGLAANQVGVNKRLFVYHCPDMDGPDGTELEDGGMRRGTIINPVLETSEIPKTMPEDDGEEDEACLSVPGESFPTGRADWARVTGTDENGDPVSVEGYGFFARCLQHEVGHLDGFVYTDTLIGRYKRQAKKTIKANGWTEPGQTWTPGVDEDPFGH from the coding sequence ATGTCAATCCGCCCCATCGTCATCCACGGCGACCCCGTACTGCACAACCCCACCGAGCTCGTCACCGAGAGCCCCGCGGAACTCGCCGAGCTCATCGCCGACATGCACGAGACCATGGACGCCGCCCACGGCGTCGGCCTCGCCGCCAACCAGGTCGGCGTGAACAAACGCCTCTTCGTCTACCACTGCCCCGACATGGACGGCCCCGACGGCACCGAGCTGGAGGACGGCGGAATGCGCCGCGGCACCATCATCAACCCCGTGCTGGAGACCAGCGAGATCCCCAAGACCATGCCGGAGGATGACGGCGAGGAGGACGAGGCCTGCCTCTCCGTACCCGGCGAGTCCTTCCCCACCGGGCGCGCCGACTGGGCACGCGTGACCGGCACCGACGAAAACGGCGACCCCGTCTCCGTGGAGGGCTACGGGTTCTTCGCCCGCTGCCTGCAGCACGAGGTCGGCCACCTCGACGGATTCGTCTACACCGACACCCTCATCGGCCGCTACAAGCGCCAGGCCAAGAAGACCATCAAGGCCAACGGGTGGACCGAGCCGGGCCAGACCTGGACCCCGGGCGTCGACGAGGACCCCTTCGGCCACTAG
- a CDS encoding N-acetylglutamate synthase, CG3035 family, translated as MSRIFRSDEVTVGERVVVRRRLEGVFSDVIGHVTALDPLTVRPQEVGGYPSSLDSVVIPSEQIHVVKRLSPRRIRNSDIRHVETAYARAFPGTDHAWTSDGQWLMRAGDGITERSNSATPLGRSAGFSPVPLDEIAAFYQARNLPVRLHLPERLGASALGLIEGWSLSPEILVMTRSLSSLPPSDGEGFSVDPQPDDEWLSLYHFRGRALPPAALALLSEQIDGEMGFGRLRLDGETVAITRATLTTSDDERLWLGYSAVEVAEAYRRRGLGTRLGAEVLAWGASRGASDAYLQVIASNTAGISLYEKLGFLEHHRHRYATLR; from the coding sequence ATGTCCCGCATCTTCCGCTCCGACGAGGTCACCGTGGGCGAGCGCGTGGTGGTGCGCCGCCGCCTCGAAGGCGTGTTCTCCGACGTCATCGGTCACGTCACCGCGCTCGACCCGCTGACGGTGCGCCCCCAGGAGGTGGGCGGCTACCCGTCCTCCCTCGACTCGGTGGTGATCCCTTCCGAGCAGATCCACGTCGTCAAACGCCTGTCCCCGCGGCGCATCCGTAACTCCGACATCCGCCACGTGGAGACGGCCTACGCGCGTGCCTTCCCCGGCACCGACCACGCCTGGACCTCCGACGGCCAGTGGCTCATGCGCGCCGGCGACGGCATCACCGAGCGTTCCAACTCCGCCACGCCCCTGGGCCGCTCGGCGGGGTTCTCGCCGGTGCCGCTGGACGAGATCGCCGCGTTCTACCAGGCCCGTAACCTGCCGGTTCGCCTGCATCTTCCGGAGCGCCTCGGCGCGTCCGCTCTCGGGTTGATTGAGGGTTGGTCGTTGTCGCCGGAGATCCTGGTGATGACCCGCTCGCTGTCCTCGCTGCCGCCGAGTGACGGCGAGGGTTTCTCCGTCGACCCCCAGCCCGACGACGAGTGGCTCTCGCTCTATCACTTCCGCGGCCGGGCGCTGCCGCCCGCGGCACTTGCTTTGCTCTCGGAGCAGATCGACGGCGAGATGGGCTTCGGCCGCCTGCGCCTGGACGGTGAGACCGTCGCCATCACCCGCGCCACCCTGACCACCTCCGACGACGAGCGCCTTTGGCTCGGCTACTCCGCGGTCGAAGTGGCAGAAGCTTATCGACGCCGCGGCCTGGGCACCCGCCTCGGCGCCGAAGTGTTGGCCTGGGGCGCCTCCCGCGGGGCTTCAGACGCTTATCTGCAGGTCATCGCCTCCAACACCGCCGGGATCTCGCTCTACGAGAAGCTGGGTTTCCTCGAGCACCACCGCCACCGGTACGCGACCCTCCGCTGA
- a CDS encoding winged helix-turn-helix domain-containing protein: MSTHPRAELNPDFANPLRFSLMALLVKVERMPFKEARAFLDTSDSQLSKHASALADAGYVKIHKSFIGKTPVTAYSATSAGVKAWEAHLDALRSIVEGG, from the coding sequence GTGAGCACCCACCCACGCGCGGAGCTCAACCCGGACTTCGCCAACCCCCTGCGCTTCTCGCTCATGGCGCTGCTGGTCAAGGTGGAGAGGATGCCGTTCAAGGAGGCACGCGCCTTCCTGGACACCTCCGACTCACAGCTCTCCAAACACGCCAGCGCGCTGGCGGATGCGGGCTACGTGAAGATCCACAAGTCCTTCATCGGCAAGACCCCCGTCACCGCCTACTCCGCCACCTCCGCCGGAGTGAAGGCGTGGGAAGCCCATCTCGACGCCCTGCGCAGCATTGTTGAGGGGGGCTAG
- a CDS encoding MFS transporter — MVSIELRRARAGVATLFFTNGAVFANLAPRYPEVKADLAMGDAVYGLSVAAFPAGALAAGLLAAMLVRRFNSRVVAVVGTAFAAFALLAAGIAPTAVAFALALFAAGAADALTDVGQNAHGLRVERRYGRSIINSFHAVWSLGAVVGGLMAAAAIALDASRAVHMSVSTLLVLILAFGAYRYCLPGPDTAPVEAASAPVTTNHVNARVVLLIGALSLVGIGAAMIEDVANSWAALYLRTEADASATVAAFGFIALIGGQFIGRLLGDGLIDRLGQGAVARIGGALIIAGFGVALSVPVTWVMLAGFVATGFGMATLIPGVMATADKIEGLRPSTGLTVVSWLMRIGGLVASPLIGLLSEVEGLRAALFVVPVVGVVVLLFSGAMKGKA, encoded by the coding sequence ATGGTGTCGATTGAACTGAGGCGTGCGCGGGCGGGCGTCGCCACGCTCTTTTTCACCAACGGCGCCGTCTTTGCCAACTTGGCCCCGCGTTACCCCGAGGTCAAGGCCGACCTGGCCATGGGCGACGCGGTGTACGGGCTGTCCGTGGCGGCGTTCCCGGCCGGCGCGCTGGCTGCGGGCCTGCTGGCGGCGATGCTGGTCAGGCGCTTCAACTCGCGAGTCGTCGCCGTGGTGGGCACGGCGTTCGCCGCGTTCGCCCTGCTCGCCGCGGGCATCGCGCCGACCGCGGTGGCCTTCGCGCTCGCCCTGTTCGCCGCCGGCGCCGCAGACGCGCTGACGGACGTCGGCCAGAACGCCCACGGCCTGCGCGTGGAACGCCGGTACGGCCGCTCCATCATCAACTCCTTCCACGCCGTCTGGTCACTCGGCGCCGTCGTCGGCGGGCTCATGGCAGCCGCGGCCATCGCCCTGGATGCCTCCCGCGCGGTGCACATGAGCGTATCGACGCTCCTTGTCCTCATCCTCGCCTTCGGCGCCTACCGGTACTGCCTCCCCGGCCCGGACACCGCACCGGTCGAGGCCGCGAGCGCGCCCGTGACCACCAACCACGTGAACGCCCGGGTCGTGCTGCTCATCGGCGCGTTGTCGCTGGTGGGCATCGGCGCGGCGATGATCGAGGACGTGGCCAACTCCTGGGCCGCGCTCTACCTGCGCACCGAGGCGGATGCGTCGGCCACGGTGGCCGCCTTCGGGTTCATCGCGCTCATCGGCGGGCAGTTCATCGGGCGGCTGCTAGGCGACGGGCTCATCGACCGCCTGGGCCAGGGGGCCGTCGCCCGGATCGGTGGCGCACTCATCATCGCGGGCTTCGGCGTCGCGCTGTCTGTGCCGGTGACCTGGGTGATGTTGGCAGGCTTCGTGGCCACGGGGTTCGGCATGGCCACGCTCATTCCCGGGGTCATGGCCACGGCGGACAAGATTGAGGGGCTGCGGCCGTCGACAGGCCTGACCGTGGTGTCCTGGCTGATGCGCATCGGCGGGCTGGTGGCGTCGCCGCTCATCGGGTTGCTGTCCGAGGTCGAGGGGCTGCGGGCCGCGCTCTTTGTCGTGCCGGTGGTCGGGGTGGTGGTGCTGCTGTTCTCGGGCGCGATGAAGGGGAAGGCGTAG
- a CDS encoding exodeoxyribonuclease III yields MRIATWNVNSVRSRADRMIDFLKRHDIDVLAVQETKVRDDKFPYLVFEEAGYQVAHVGYSQWNGVAIISRVGLEDVADHFPGQPGFHKDPAKPQDAEARAVGATCGGVRVWSLYVPNGREIGDPHYDYKLAFFYALARHTEQELQQHEKLVLMGDFNVAPRDEDVWDISLFEGKTHITEPERAAMAMLEDAGLREVTRDLTHEHYTYWDYKSMRFQKGEGMRIDFQLASQKLAGQAKDAFVDTEERSGKGASDHAPVVVEYTDTGKDYDNVR; encoded by the coding sequence ATGCGAATCGCCACGTGGAACGTCAACTCGGTGCGCAGCCGCGCCGACCGCATGATCGACTTTCTCAAGCGCCACGACATCGACGTGCTCGCCGTCCAGGAGACCAAGGTCAGGGACGACAAGTTCCCCTACCTCGTCTTCGAGGAGGCCGGCTACCAGGTCGCGCACGTCGGTTACAGTCAGTGGAACGGCGTGGCCATCATCTCCCGCGTCGGGCTAGAGGACGTCGCCGACCACTTCCCCGGCCAGCCCGGATTCCACAAGGACCCCGCCAAACCCCAGGACGCGGAGGCCCGGGCCGTGGGCGCGACCTGCGGCGGCGTACGGGTGTGGTCGCTCTACGTGCCCAACGGCCGGGAGATCGGCGACCCGCACTACGACTACAAACTCGCCTTCTTCTACGCCCTCGCCCGCCACACCGAACAGGAACTCCAGCAGCACGAGAAACTCGTGCTCATGGGTGACTTCAACGTCGCCCCCCGCGACGAGGACGTGTGGGACATTTCCCTGTTCGAGGGCAAGACCCACATCACCGAGCCGGAGCGCGCGGCCATGGCCATGCTCGAGGACGCCGGGCTGCGCGAGGTCACCCGCGATCTGACCCACGAGCACTACACCTACTGGGACTACAAGTCCATGAGGTTCCAGAAGGGCGAGGGCATGCGCATCGATTTCCAGCTGGCCTCGCAGAAGCTGGCTGGCCAGGCGAAAGACGCGTTCGTGGACACCGAGGAGCGCTCCGGAAAGGGAGCCTCCGACCACGCGCCGGTGGTCGTGGAATACACGGACACCGGCAAGGACTACGACAACGTGAGGTAA